From Coffea arabica cultivar ET-39 chromosome 10e, Coffea Arabica ET-39 HiFi, whole genome shotgun sequence, one genomic window encodes:
- the LOC113712059 gene encoding flowering-promoting factor 1-like translates to MSGVWVFRNNGVIQLVDNPAAEQGDARNGTRRKALVHLPSGQVISSYSYLENILNGLGWERYHDGDPDLFQFHKHSSIDLISLPRDFSKFNSVYMYDIVVKNPNIFHVRDI, encoded by the coding sequence aTGTCTGGTGTATGGGTTTTTAGGAATAATGGTGTAATTCAGCTAGTTGACAATCCAGCAGCAGAACAAGGAGATGCAAGGAATGGTACCAGAAGAAAGGCTTTGGTTCACTTGCCCTCAGGCCAGGTGATTTCGTCGTATTCCTACCTCGAGAATATCCTAAACGGTTTGGGATGGGAGAGGTATCACGATGGCGATCCTGACCTCTTCCAATTCCACAAACACTCTTCCATTGATCTGATTTCACTTCCAAGAGACTTCTCCAAGTTCAATTCCGTCTATATGTACGATATTGTCGTGAAAAATCCCAATATATTCCACGTTCGCGACATTTGA